In one window of Flavobacterium ginsengisoli DNA:
- a CDS encoding SDR family oxidoreductase: MKNEIKSTILITGGAGFIGSNLTEYFLDLGYKIVCLDNFSTGHRHNLKDFLDNPDFKLIEADIRSLTDCNLAVQGVDYVLHQAALGSVPRSIKDPITTNDVNVSGFLNMLTAARDAKVKRFVYAASSSTYGDSQGLPKVENVIGKPLSPYAITKYVNELYAEIFSKTYGLETIGLRYFNVFGRKQDPNGAYAAVIPKFVKQFMNHESPVINGDGNYSRDFTYIDNVIQMNELAMTCQNPEAVNTVYNTAFGDRNTLNDLVGYLKKFLSDFDPKIKDVPVIYGENRAGDIPHSLASIEKAKRNLGYNPKYSLQDGLKEAVEWYWHNLK; encoded by the coding sequence ATGAAAAATGAGATAAAAAGTACGATCTTGATTACAGGAGGAGCTGGATTTATTGGCTCAAATTTGACTGAGTATTTTTTAGACTTAGGTTATAAGATTGTTTGTCTAGACAATTTTTCTACAGGTCATCGTCATAATTTAAAAGATTTTTTAGATAATCCTGATTTTAAATTAATTGAGGCTGATATTAGAAGTTTAACAGATTGTAATTTGGCGGTTCAAGGAGTAGATTACGTTTTACATCAGGCAGCTTTAGGTTCTGTGCCTCGATCAATCAAAGATCCGATTACTACAAATGATGTAAATGTTTCTGGGTTTTTAAATATGCTTACTGCTGCACGAGATGCTAAAGTAAAACGATTTGTATATGCAGCAAGTTCGTCGACTTACGGAGATTCTCAAGGATTGCCAAAGGTAGAAAATGTTATAGGAAAACCATTGTCTCCTTATGCAATTACAAAATATGTAAACGAATTGTACGCAGAGATTTTTAGTAAAACATATGGGTTAGAAACAATCGGACTTCGTTATTTTAATGTTTTTGGAAGAAAACAAGATCCTAACGGAGCATATGCAGCTGTAATTCCAAAGTTTGTAAAACAATTTATGAATCATGAAAGTCCCGTAATTAACGGCGATGGAAATTATTCACGCGATTTTACTTATATCGATAATGTTATACAAATGAATGAGTTGGCTATGACTTGTCAAAATCCAGAGGCTGTTAATACTGTTTATAATACAGCATTTGGAGATAGAAATACATTAAATGACTTAGTTGGCTATTTAAAAAAGTTTTTATCAGACTTTGATCCAAAAATAAAGGATGTGCCAGTTATTTACGGCGAAAATAGAGCGGGAGATATCCCTCATTCTTTAGCAAGCATCGAAAAAGCAAAAAGAAATCTGGGTTATAATCCAAAATATTCTTTGCAAGACGGATTAAAAGAAGCTGTTGAATGGTATTGGCATAATTTAAAATAA
- a CDS encoding UpxY family transcription antiterminator, which yields MNWYVVYTKPKWEKKVADRLIQQGIECYCPLVTQVKQWSDRKKKVETPLFSSYVFVQLADSDRNLVFQVQGVVRYLFWLGKPAIVKDQEIEIIKKSLTAPNLSDISISSIQVGDKIKLESGVFSNQNAIVQQVSSNYYVLVLETLGCVLKIKYK from the coding sequence ATGAATTGGTACGTAGTTTATACAAAACCTAAATGGGAAAAGAAAGTTGCAGATAGACTTATTCAACAGGGAATAGAGTGTTATTGTCCATTAGTAACACAAGTAAAGCAATGGTCAGATCGTAAGAAAAAAGTTGAAACACCTCTTTTTAGTTCCTATGTTTTTGTTCAATTAGCTGATTCAGATCGTAATTTAGTCTTTCAAGTTCAGGGAGTAGTTAGGTACCTATTTTGGTTGGGAAAACCCGCAATTGTAAAAGATCAAGAGATTGAAATTATTAAAAAGAGTTTAACGGCTCCAAACCTAAGTGATATTTCAATTTCTAGTATTCAGGTTGGAGATAAAATCAAATTAGAATCAGGCGTATTTAGCAATCAGAATGCAATAGTTCAGCAGGTATCTAGTAATTATTATGTGCTAGTGCTAGAAACATTAGGATGTGTTTTGAAGATAAAGTATAAATGA
- a CDS encoding mannose-1-phosphate guanylyltransferase, protein METKNSIVHVVLTGGVGSRLWPLSRKSQPKQYLEIFEGKSLFEMTVERNSHLADKVMVVGNVDNHHLSGKVMEKTKTSYINIVEATPRNTAAAIAFAAFASKSDDILIITPSDHIIDKMEDYNAAIQEAISKANDGFIVTFGIIPTKPETGYGYIESKGDEVLSFREKPNETTAKEFISRGNFLWNSGMFCFKADVLLNELKQFQPDVYEKSKIVWEASKEGFLDLDLSLQIPSISIDYAVMERSKKIKVVPASFSWSDLGSFESVYEYLVSKGHPIDSNGNMVIGCDSHTTFLGLRNTIFVHTESANLILQKENSQDVKDIYNELERQNSELLK, encoded by the coding sequence ATGGAAACAAAAAATTCAATAGTACATGTGGTTTTAACAGGAGGTGTAGGTAGCAGATTATGGCCACTTTCACGTAAAAGCCAGCCTAAACAATATCTAGAAATATTTGAAGGTAAATCTTTATTTGAAATGACTGTTGAACGTAATAGTCACTTGGCAGATAAAGTAATGGTTGTTGGTAACGTTGACAATCATCATTTAAGCGGTAAAGTAATGGAAAAAACTAAAACTTCGTACATTAATATTGTAGAAGCAACACCAAGAAATACTGCTGCGGCTATTGCCTTTGCTGCCTTTGCTTCAAAGTCAGACGATATACTAATTATTACCCCTTCTGATCATATTATTGATAAAATGGAGGATTATAATGCAGCAATTCAAGAAGCAATTTCAAAAGCTAATGACGGATTTATAGTTACTTTTGGAATCATTCCAACAAAACCAGAAACAGGCTATGGTTATATAGAATCCAAAGGTGATGAAGTATTATCATTTCGTGAAAAACCAAATGAAACCACGGCGAAGGAGTTTATCTCAAGAGGTAATTTCCTTTGGAACAGTGGAATGTTTTGTTTTAAAGCAGATGTTTTGTTGAATGAATTAAAACAATTTCAGCCGGATGTTTATGAAAAATCTAAAATAGTTTGGGAGGCATCTAAAGAAGGATTTTTGGATTTAGATTTATCATTGCAAATTCCATCTATAAGTATTGATTATGCTGTAATGGAACGAAGCAAAAAAATAAAAGTAGTGCCAGCTTCTTTTTCATGGTCGGATTTGGGCTCTTTTGAGTCAGTATATGAATATCTTGTTTCAAAAGGTCATCCAATAGATTCAAACGGAAATATGGTTATTGGATGTGACAGCCATACTACTTTCTTAGGATTAAGAAATACCATTTTTGTGCATACAGAATCTGCTAATTTAATTTTGCAAAAAGAAAATTCGCAAGATGTAAAAGATATATACAACGAATTAGAAAGACAAAATTCGGAATTATTAAAATAA
- the rfbB gene encoding dTDP-glucose 4,6-dehydratase, which translates to MKKILITGGAGFIGSHVVRRFVNKYPEYQIYNLDALTYAGNLENIKDIENKPNYNFIKGDIVDEAFINELFSLHNFDGVLHLAAESHVDRSIEDPLAFVKTNVIGTMNLLNATKNQWKNNFDNKRFYHISTDEVYGTLGEEGLFTETTPYNPNSPYSASKASSDHFVRAYGETYGLPYVLTNCSNNYGSYHFPEKLIPLFINNIINNKPLPVYGDGNYTRDWLFVEDHVAAIDLVFHKGKNHETYNIGGFNEWKNIDLVKLLCQIMDEKLGRAKGTSRELITYVKDRPGHDLRYAIDASKINIELGWKPSVTFEEGLERTINWYLNNEEWLQNVTSGTYKEYYKKQYS; encoded by the coding sequence ATGAAAAAAATTCTTATAACTGGCGGTGCAGGATTTATAGGATCACATGTAGTGAGACGTTTTGTAAATAAATATCCAGAATATCAAATTTATAATTTGGATGCCTTGACATATGCTGGAAATCTGGAAAACATTAAAGATATTGAAAATAAGCCTAACTATAATTTTATTAAGGGAGATATTGTAGATGAAGCTTTTATAAACGAACTATTTTCTCTACATAATTTTGATGGCGTTTTACATTTAGCGGCAGAATCTCATGTAGATCGTTCAATAGAAGATCCCTTAGCATTTGTAAAAACAAACGTTATTGGCACAATGAATTTGTTAAATGCGACTAAAAATCAATGGAAGAATAATTTTGATAATAAAAGATTCTATCATATTAGTACAGATGAAGTTTACGGAACTTTAGGAGAAGAAGGATTATTTACAGAAACAACACCTTACAATCCTAATTCTCCTTATTCTGCTTCAAAGGCAAGTTCAGATCATTTTGTTAGAGCTTATGGTGAAACTTATGGTTTGCCTTATGTTTTAACTAATTGCTCAAATAATTATGGATCGTATCATTTTCCAGAAAAATTAATTCCTTTATTTATTAATAATATTATAAATAATAAACCTTTACCTGTTTATGGCGATGGAAATTATACAAGAGATTGGTTATTTGTTGAAGATCATGTTGCTGCAATAGATTTAGTTTTTCATAAGGGAAAAAATCATGAAACATATAATATTGGCGGTTTCAACGAATGGAAAAATATAGATTTGGTAAAATTACTTTGTCAAATTATGGATGAAAAATTAGGAAGAGCCAAAGGTACTTCTAGGGAATTGATTACCTATGTAAAAGACAGACCAGGTCATGATTTGAGATATGCTATTGATGCTTCTAAAATAAATATAGAACTTGGATGGAAACCATCTGTAACTTTTGAAGAAGGCTTAGAAAGAACAATCAATTGGTACCTAAATAATGAAGAATGGTTACAGAATGTTACATCTGGCACATATAAAGAATACTACAAAAAACAATACTCATAA
- a CDS encoding Wzz/FepE/Etk N-terminal domain-containing protein encodes MNKTIDNDEISLKELLSIASDWYAYLLSKWKIILIVGIIGASLGVIYSIIKKPTYKATLSFALEDEKGGGIGGALGLASTLGLDLGGSAGGIFTATNLTELFKSRAMVEKTLLSPVVINGKTISLAEMYIQNNEWRENWNEKPQLKSIQFLPNQQRQEFTRAKDSILGEIYKKLSNSGLIVAIKDKKVSIITMEVSSTDELFSKYFCEALAKQVGKFYIDTKSKKARMNMDILEHQTDSIRNELNGAITGVAVANDNTFNLNPALNVRRAPSVRRQVDVQANTAILTELVKQTELAKVTLRRETPLIQVIDRPILPLEKERFGKLKGIVLGGFLFGFITIAFLTIKRIVKQLV; translated from the coding sequence ATGAATAAAACTATAGATAACGACGAAATTTCACTAAAAGAATTATTATCGATTGCATCGGATTGGTATGCATATTTGCTTTCTAAATGGAAAATTATTTTAATAGTAGGAATCATTGGAGCTTCTTTAGGTGTAATATACTCTATAATTAAAAAACCTACATACAAAGCGACATTATCTTTTGCTTTAGAGGATGAAAAAGGAGGAGGTATTGGTGGTGCTTTAGGACTCGCAAGTACATTGGGACTTGATTTAGGAGGGAGTGCTGGAGGTATATTTACAGCGACCAATTTAACAGAACTTTTTAAATCAAGAGCAATGGTTGAAAAGACGTTGCTGAGTCCTGTTGTAATAAATGGTAAAACAATTTCTTTGGCAGAGATGTATATTCAAAACAATGAATGGAGAGAAAATTGGAATGAAAAGCCTCAATTAAAAAGCATTCAGTTTTTACCAAATCAACAGCGACAAGAATTTACTAGGGCAAAAGATAGTATTTTAGGAGAAATCTATAAAAAACTTTCAAATTCTGGTTTAATTGTTGCCATTAAAGATAAAAAAGTATCGATAATTACAATGGAAGTTTCATCTACAGATGAACTATTTTCTAAATATTTCTGCGAAGCATTAGCGAAGCAGGTAGGTAAATTTTATATTGATACAAAAAGTAAAAAGGCCAGAATGAATATGGATATTTTGGAACATCAAACAGATTCTATCCGAAATGAACTTAATGGAGCTATAACGGGAGTTGCAGTAGCTAATGATAATACTTTTAATCTGAACCCTGCTCTAAATGTACGTCGTGCTCCTTCAGTTCGCAGACAGGTAGATGTACAGGCTAATACAGCTATATTAACAGAATTGGTAAAACAAACAGAGCTTGCAAAAGTTACTTTAAGAAGAGAAACTCCTTTGATTCAAGTTATTGATAGACCAATTTTGCCACTAGAAAAAGAAAGATTTGGTAAATTAAAAGGGATTGTTTTAGGAGGCTTTTTATTTGGTTTTATTACCATTGCCTTTTTAACCATTAAGCGTATCGTTAAACAATTAGTTTAA
- a CDS encoding aminotransferase class I/II-fold pyridoxal phosphate-dependent enzyme: protein MRNKVIPYGRQEVTDEDIKVVIETLKSDFLTQGPKIKEFEEKFAKSVDARYAVAVNNATAGLHIAVMALGLKEGDRVISTPITFAASANCARFVGAEVWFADIDRDTYLLSLEKTRELILSKPKGFFKGIIPVDFAGLPVNLEDFRKLANEHDLWILEDACHAPGGYFIDSKEQKQFCGNGVYADASSFFISSRKTYCVWRRRYGHNKL from the coding sequence ATGAGAAATAAAGTTATACCATACGGTAGACAAGAAGTAACAGATGAAGATATTAAAGTTGTAATAGAAACTTTAAAATCAGATTTTTTAACCCAAGGACCGAAAATAAAAGAATTTGAGGAAAAATTTGCTAAATCGGTTGATGCTAGGTATGCTGTAGCTGTCAATAATGCTACTGCAGGCCTTCATATAGCAGTTATGGCTCTTGGATTAAAAGAAGGAGACAGGGTAATTTCTACTCCAATTACTTTTGCAGCCTCAGCTAATTGTGCACGATTTGTGGGAGCAGAAGTTTGGTTTGCAGATATTGATCGGGATACTTATTTATTATCGCTCGAAAAAACAAGAGAATTAATTTTAAGCAAACCGAAGGGCTTTTTTAAGGGAATTATTCCTGTAGATTTTGCTGGATTGCCTGTAAATTTAGAAGATTTTAGAAAACTAGCAAATGAACATGATCTTTGGATTTTAGAGGATGCTTGTCATGCACCAGGAGGATACTTTATAGACTCAAAAGAACAAAAACAATTTTGTGGAAATGGAGTCTATGCGGATGCAAGCAGTTTTTTCATTTCATCCCGTAAAACATATTGCGTGTGGAGAAGGAGGTATGGTCACAACAAACTCTGA